The Staphylococcus haemolyticus region ATCTTCTAAAAAAGATATAAGCTTAATTCGTTCTTTATTAAAAATAATCTGACCTGACTTAGCTTTTTCAATGTAATCTGTAACATAACTAGGTATCTTCATGTTAAATCAGGTCCTTTCGCTTGTTCTAATTTGCGACGCTCTTCAGCTTTTTTATCTAAATGGAATGATTTTTCTAAAGCTAACAATGAGCCACTCACTTTATTCTTTTCTGCAATAGCTGGATTAGCTTTCACAAATTCTTGACTTGCGTTTTTAACAATTGTTATCGGTCCTGACTGCTCAATGTATACATCCAAAGCATAGAATAGTCTTAATAAGTTGATATATCGCTCAACTTTTTCAACTTCAACATTATTTTCTTTATCAATTTGACTCGTTAAATAATCTTCTGTCTCATTAATTTTCTTGATTTGATTTTTAGTTAGCTTGTCTTTTAAATACTTGTCATTTTTCAAAGTCCCTCCCCCTTTCTGCAAAATTTATTTTTAATGATTTTCGGTTTGTCAAGTCCCCTAATGTATGTTTTCGAGAAGTAAATCTGCGAAGTTGAGCCAAGCGCCGGTTTCCGCGAAGCCTTTAGTGGCGCGATTATTGAAGGCGGGGGTATTTGACACATTTTACACTTTTGTTATTTTGAATTAAATAATATTTTTATGCAATTTCACTTTACCAGTTTTCATCATCAAATTTATTCTTTCTATTATTTGGATTATGTTCAAATCTTCCATGACGTTTGTTGTGATGAAATTTACATAGTGTTCTTAGATTAGAAAGTTCATATGCTAAATCTGCTCTTACTTCTAACTCTTTAATATGGTCCACTTCTAGTGATTGTTTCTGATTAATCGTCAATCTACCTTCTGCATTACACATGACACATTCAAAATGATCGCGTGCTAATACCTTTAGTCTTGTCTTACGCCACTTCGCATTAGAGTAGAAACCTTTATTCTTTGTACGTTGTTCTATATAGTCTGCATATGCTTTACTCATCTTCATTAACTCCAAACAAAAAGACACACCACCTATGTGATGTGCCTGTATATTCATATCGTGTTAACTCAATTATATAAAATGATTTAATATATTTATAATAGTGTGTCATGTGTGGCATATGTGACATTTGTCCCATTAGGTTTGTGCTTTCATATATATGTTCACAATGATATCTAGCTTTCTATATATTTCTTTTCTATCTACTCTCATTAACATTGCAATGGTATTTATTTTCTCCCCTTGTTTAAGTAATTGAAGTATGTGATAGTTCTTATCATTCGTTATCTTATCTTCATGCTCATCAATGAATGATACTTTATCAATCAACTCTTGTGTCTTACGTCTATCTTTATCATTACGTATCACTCTTACTAATACCTTATCTCCTGTTGTACCTTGAGCCTTAGGCATAGCAGACTCTATACCATACTGGCCTATTGATGTACTATCATACTCATATACTTGATGGTCTATTAGTCTACGCATCCAATGATAGTCTGTGATTAATTGTTTAACTTCTGTTGGTGTATACAAATGATTACCTCCATTACTTATACTTATCTATTCTCGCTTTAATAGCTTTCATCAATTCATCTTGTGTTAGTTCTTTATTCTGTAGTGCTTGATACACTCTTTGGTCTATTGTATTCTCTGTCATAATATGATGAATGATTGTTGTATGTTCTTGACCCTGTCTGTACAATCTAGCATTGGCTTGTTGGTATAACTCTAGTGACCATGTTAAGCCGAACCACACAATGATGTGCCCACCTTGTTGTAGGTTAAGTCCATGACCTGCACTTGATGGATGTGCTAATAGTATCTTAGCTTTACCACTATTCCACTTATCTTTGTAGCCTTTATCATCTAGTGTTAGTACATCATCAAAGCATTCAAGTATTCTAGCTCTATCATGTTTGAAGTTATAGAATAAAAGAATTGGTTGTCCTTGCGCTTCGTCGATTATCTCTTCTAACTTATCTAGCTTTCTATCATGTATCTGTCTAACATCTTCATCATCTGTATATACCGCACCATTCGATAACTGCAGTAACTTCTGACTAAGCGACGCACCACTTTGTGCTACGATTGTTCCATCTGTTTCATCTTCTAAGATGTAGTACTTCTCAAGCTCGTCATATAGCTTACGTTCTTTATTAGATAAAGTAACAACTTGTTTCGTATCTATACGTTCAGGCATATCTAAGTAATCACTAGCTTTCATACTCAAAGCAATATCTTCTATCTGTTTATAGATTAAATCTTCTGAGCCTTCTCTTAGTTCCCAGTTATAAACATGATCACTTACTTGATGTGTAGCTCTGAAGTATCGTTCACGATATCGACTGAATGCAGTTTCTAGTCTTTCGCCTCTATCGATTAAATAAACTTGTGCCCATAAATCAAGTAAGCTATTTGGACTTGGTGTTCCTGTTAATCCAACAAACCTTTTAACTAACGGTAGTTTCTTCTTTATTGCTTTAAATCTTTGACTAGATGGATTCTTAAATGTTGATAGCTCATCAATCACAACCATATCAAATGGCCATTCCTTTTTATATTGATCACATAACCATTTCGTATTTTCTTTATTAGTTATATAGATGTCTGCATCTTTATTAAGTGCTGCTAATCTTTGCTTAGGTGTTCCCAGTATTTTAGATACACGCAAATGCTTTAAATGGTCCCACTTGCTAATCTCATCTGCCCAAGTATCTTTAGCAACATTCAAAGGTGCAATGACTAACATCTTTTCAGTATCTAACAATTGTAATTCACTAAACGCTGTTAAGGTTGATACCGTCTTGCCTAAACCCATATCAAGAAAAAGTCCATACTTTTCATTCTCGATTACTTTATCGATTGCATGCTTTTGATAGCTATGTGGTTGAAAGGTAATTGCCAATTCAGTCACCTACTTTTTTTATAAATTCATTTACTTGTTCTTTAGTCCATAACGTAAAAACTTGATGATCTCTATTGGTTAATTGCTTATGCATGTATTGCTGCAATGGATCAACGCGTCCATTCGGTTGTTTCATCTCAACATAATACGTTTTGCCTTTAGGCATGATGATAATTCTATCTGGCACACCTCTAGTTCCAGGTGATACCCACTTCAAACATAAGCCATTTAACTTTTTAACTTCTCTGACTAAATAGCTTTCGATTTTCGATTCTCTCATTTTCTCACCTGCATAATGAATACATAATTTATATAGGTGTTACTAGTGTTACTGAAAAAAACGTTTCTATATACTTATATGCTATTAGGGGCGCCCTATACTACTACTTACTCCCTAACATTAATTATTAATCTATTAAGCAAAAATAAAGTAACATTAGTAACACTAAAGTCCGAACCCTAGAGCCACAAAGGTTAGAGGTGTTACTTTAGGTGTTACATTTCAAGTAACAGTGAAGTAACACAAGTAACGCCTAGATGTAATATTACAATTTTACTGTTACTTTTGATTTTTAAAAGTAACACCAGTTGTAACAATAAAGTAACACCTAAAAATGAATATTTATACATTTATACTTATATTAAATCGTTTATATCTTCATCTCTAATATAAGCTTTTTGCAATCCATACTCTTTGCCAAAGCGTAATTTGCCTTGTTGATTCCCGTCATATACCTGCCAAGTACCTAACTGTCTTAAAGCATTAGTAATCTTTTTAAGTTCCATTGAACCTCGGCTATCACCTTTATCTTTTCCAAAGCACTCAACAAATATTTCTAAAGCACACACTTTGTCTCTTTGAACTAATTCGCTACTCTGCTCACTAATCGACGCATCACCAAACTTATAAAAATCTCGACGCTCACCTATAGACATGTCTTGCCAGTTCTTAGGAATAGGCGTATTTAGAAACTCTTCAATAATACCTACATAAGGTGATTCTTCAGTATGCTTACTTTGAATAGCGTTCATCTCTTCTTCAAGTTCAGGATCAAGATATAGTTCTTCGCCTTTATCATAATAATGCTTTGCTTCTGCCCAAATTTGGTCGATTTCTTCTTTAGTTAGTTTTGACCATTTAACTTCTACTTTGTCAGGGTTGACAGTCATAGGCCAAAAACGACGACCACCAGTTTCATCTCTTAGGAAATCTACTTTATTTGTAGTACCAATGAAGATACATTGACGTGGAAAGTCTTCTATATAATGGCCATATGCTACACGGAAACGGTCTATTTGTTTTGATATGAAGTGTTTAATCGCTTCAACTTCTGCTTTACGTGTTGCAGCAAGCTCTGCCATTTCCATGAGCCATACACCTTGTAATGCTTCATAGGCTTCTTTACCTGTCACAGATACCAAACTGTCTGAGAACCAAGCACCACCAAGCTTTTTAAGAATGGCTGATTTACCGACACCTTGTGGGCCATAAAGTGTAAGCATATAGTCGAATTTGCATCCAGGCTCCATAACTCTTGTAACACCTGCAGTTAATGCTTTACGTGTTGTCGTGCGATTAACTTCTGTATCTTCAACACCTAAATACTTAATAAATAGACGTTCAAGTCTAGGCTCACCATCCCAAGTTAAACTATTAAGGTAGTTTCTAACTGGATGATAAGCATTTTGGATAGCTACACTGATAATGGCATCTTTTGTTTTGCCGGAATGATGAATTTCATACACTTTTTCAATATAACTACGTAATGCGCTATCATCTCCGTCTTGCCATTGTCTGTGTCGGCTTTCTTTGTTCCATGGTGTTTTCCCTAAGCATTCAATTTGTTTCGTAAATTCATTAAATGCAATCTTGCCTTTTAAGTTAGGATCATTACGTAAAATAATCTCGATATTAGGGATGCTTGCTTTGAAGTTACCTTTTGATGTGATTTCTAACGTTTCATCCCATTCATCATTTGCAGTTTCGATAACGTCGAAGTCATCCATTACATTGCTCATCTTGTCATTGATGAGTTGCTTTTTAACCTGTTCATCATTCTGTGCTTTCGTCTGCATAGCCTTATAACTAGGTAAGCGGTTAATTGGCGTATCGGCTTTCATGTTTTCATCTTGTGCACCATATAGGTGTATACGTATTAAGTCAAAACTGTTAACAAGTTGACCACTGATTGGGTCTGTATTGTGATGTGAATAAGCGAATTTACCGTCTTCATACAAGACTAAACCACCTGCAGTTGACCCTTCATGATACGTGTATCGGTCTGTATTATGTTGGTCGTATAAATCAGGTATAAAAGTCTCAATCGCTTCTTCGATTGTATAAGCTCGACAAAATGCACCAACGATGCCTGGTTTCTCTTCCGGGTTACCTTGCTTGTCTGCTAAATGCTTGGTCTTGCTTTGCTCACGATTAGATGTTGGCCATTCTAATGTGTCGGTCCAATCAACATAATCATTTAAAATCTCATCAGGATCTAATAGTGGTAAATCTTCATAAGTGAAAAAGAACTCAGCATCATTACTTGTTGATGGCCAATACATTAAACGGTGTGGTTGATAGGTTGTATCATCAAAGTATTCCATTCCAACCATATCTGCGACTTTACGACCAACCGCTTCATACTCATCTGCGTTGACGTTACGTTTAAGTGGAATGACTAAGCGTAATCTTGGGCTAATTTCTCTGTGCTTATGTGTTGAATAGACACAATAAGCAAAATCATAGAACATAGAAAGTATGTCGGTCATATCTTGTGCTGCAAAGTCCAAGTCAAGCGTTAACATTGAGCGGTTCATCACTTGTCCGGCTTTACGTTTGCCTTCTTTTAGGTAACCACCAACAAAGCCACCAACGTCTTTAACATCTGCTTGTTCAGATTTAGACATTTTGTTGTAGTCGGCTAAGTCTTCTTTTGTTCTAACCGTTTGAGCAAGCTTTTGCATGAAGTCGGACCAAGCCATGTTGTGATTGTTCCAATGCTTTGATAAACGACTTGCTGCATAAGCATAAGACACATCACGGTCATATTTGAGTTGTTTGATTTGTGTGACTTTGTCCTGCATAATAAGCTCCTTTCTTATAGCTTTTCATGTAGTGCATTTCTAAGCATGTGGTTAATAGTTTCTAGCGTTTCGATTTCTTTCTTTTGTTCGTGTTGTACCATGATTGATATTAGGTATAGTAGCGCTAATAGAATTGTTAATATTGGCCACATTAGTTATCCTCCTTTTCACTTGAGTTGAATGCATCTTCAAATGCTTTAGCAATGTCATTTTCAATTTGACGTCTGAATGAACGGTTTAAATCAATTTGATCATCAAGGATAGAAAAATCATCCGGTGCCGTATCAACTTCATCAGGTTTGTATTTGAAATGTTCATATACTTTAATAAGTGTTTTATATAATACGATTGCTGCGATTGATGTTAAAAATGTTTCGATATATTTATTCATAAGGTATCGTTCCTTTCATAAATGTTTTGGTATACTTAAATTACTTTTTATAGAAAGTGAGGTGATGAGTATTGAGTACTCCTATTAGAGATATAGTTAAAGAAAATCTTTCCAAAGATAAAGGAACGATATTAGTTACAACTGACGGAAAACAATATCCCGATATTGATATTGTTTCTGAAAGTAGTGAATTTATAGTTATTTATCCGATTAAAGGCATTACTGATAAACAAACATTGATTTATACTAAAGATATCGAAAAGCTTAAAACTTTTGACTATGAATAGAGGGCCTAATCGCCCTCATTTTATTTTTCTAATACTTCCTTAACTTTCTCTAAAATATCCTTACTCTTTAAGGTCTGCTTCTTTGATGAATGTGCCATTGATTGTCTTTCCTTTCCTCGTTAAATCCTATAGCTAAATTTTCAATTGCGAACACTAAGATAGTACGCCACTGTTCAGAGGTTAAGTTGGTATGTCTATTATTAATTCGAGTTAAATAATTTATTAAGTCGTTAGGATTATCATACGTTACACCATCAATGGTAATTCCTAAACCAGATATACAATTAGAATTTATTCTCATTATCTTCTCACCCCATTTAAATATATTTATCTTTAAGTTTTAATAACTCATTATAATTAGCTTTGAGTTTTGCTTCTGATACTTCGGTGTCAGTTGAAAACTCATCTATGATCATTTCGGAACTGTGATAGTATTCTTCTAGTAAATAATCAACCAAACTTTCTTTACTGTTTATACGTTTAATATCTTCATTTATATTTGGATTTTTAATTTCTTTTTCCCTTGCTGCTTGTACTTCTTGTTCAGCTTTCTCCATTTCTATTTCTAAGCTTTTATAAAACTCGTCATAAGGTTTATAGTAAATTTCCAATTCACCATTATTATTCGAATACTTTTCTTCAAATAACTTTCTGTTTTCAGGTTCGTCTAAAACTACAACCCATTTTTCTTTTTGTTTAGCAAACATTATTGGTTGTTTTATTCTTTCGAACACTACTCACTCACCTTCTCCTTTAATTCCGTTAATATCGTATTGATCACTCTCCCTAGCAAAATCCTTAGGTGCAGTATCCACATCATCTTCACTCTGCAACTTAACGATAAGTTCGTTAGTTAGATATTTGCTTAGTTCATACATTCCGATGATGAACCATATTTTTAGTATGCGTTTAAACATTCCTACGCACCTCACTTTTAAAATTAATATCTTTTACAGTGATACTATTATGATCTTCTAATAAGTAATAATAACTAGCTAAGAAATCTGCTATAACTATAGGATGCTTAACAGCCATTCCTTGTTGAGTATTAACTCCGGACAATTTTAAAAAATACACGTCGCTATAATTGATTACTGAACAATCACCAACAATCAAGGTGTCATCTTCTATTTCAAACTCAATGCCTTTGCTAATTAATTCTGAAGTTATTATTTTGAAATCACTCATTCCGTTCACTCGCTTTCTTCTTAGCTTCTTCTTTATCCTCTGCCTCTACAATAGAGAGAGTTTCGTTTGTGCGTGCTTTCTCTATATCCGTGTGAATGCGACCTGTGCTATCTGTGAATTCTCTGATTAGGTATTGTGTCACTTCCCCACCACCTCTTTACTCTTTCTTTTTAAATTTCAAAGTCACTACATCTCTAAAATGTTGATTTCTTGTATGAGTTTCTGACAGTTTATAATTAGTTATCATTTCAATAACTTCATAATCTACTAGGTTCAGATGAGATATATGAATATTAGTTTCATCTTTACCGTTAAATAATCTTTTTAATATTTTTATCGTTGGTTGTTCGAAATCTCTCACTTCCCCAGCACCTCTTTTACACGTTGATATATGTCCTTACTCCCCTGT contains the following coding sequences:
- a CDS encoding DUF1514 family protein; this translates as MWPILTILLALLYLISIMVQHEQKKEIETLETINHMLRNALHEKL
- the rinB gene encoding transcriptional activator RinB — encoded protein: MFKRILKIWFIIGMYELSKYLTNELIVKLQSEDDVDTAPKDFARESDQYDINGIKGEGE
- a CDS encoding VRR-NUC domain-containing protein encodes the protein MRESKIESYLVREVKKLNGLCLKWVSPGTRGVPDRIIIMPKGKTYYVEMKQPNGRVDPLQQYMHKQLTNRDHQVFTLWTKEQVNEFIKKVGD
- a CDS encoding virulence-associated E family protein — protein: MQDKVTQIKQLKYDRDVSYAYAASRLSKHWNNHNMAWSDFMQKLAQTVRTKEDLADYNKMSKSEQADVKDVGGFVGGYLKEGKRKAGQVMNRSMLTLDLDFAAQDMTDILSMFYDFAYCVYSTHKHREISPRLRLVIPLKRNVNADEYEAVGRKVADMVGMEYFDDTTYQPHRLMYWPSTSNDAEFFFTYEDLPLLDPDEILNDYVDWTDTLEWPTSNREQSKTKHLADKQGNPEEKPGIVGAFCRAYTIEEAIETFIPDLYDQHNTDRYTYHEGSTAGGLVLYEDGKFAYSHHNTDPISGQLVNSFDLIRIHLYGAQDENMKADTPINRLPSYKAMQTKAQNDEQVKKQLINDKMSNVMDDFDVIETANDEWDETLEITSKGNFKASIPNIEIILRNDPNLKGKIAFNEFTKQIECLGKTPWNKESRHRQWQDGDDSALRSYIEKVYEIHHSGKTKDAIISVAIQNAYHPVRNYLNSLTWDGEPRLERLFIKYLGVEDTEVNRTTTRKALTAGVTRVMEPGCKFDYMLTLYGPQGVGKSAILKKLGGAWFSDSLVSVTGKEAYEALQGVWLMEMAELAATRKAEVEAIKHFISKQIDRFRVAYGHYIEDFPRQCIFIGTTNKVDFLRDETGGRRFWPMTVNPDKVEVKWSKLTKEEIDQIWAEAKHYYDKGEELYLDPELEEEMNAIQSKHTEESPYVGIIEEFLNTPIPKNWQDMSIGERRDFYKFGDASISEQSSELVQRDKVCALEIFVECFGKDKGDSRGSMELKKITNALRQLGTWQVYDGNQQGKLRFGKEYGLQKAYIRDEDINDLI
- a CDS encoding DUF1381 domain-containing protein; translated protein: MTQYLIREFTDSTGRIHTDIEKARTNETLSIVEAEDKEEAKKKASERNE
- a CDS encoding HNH endonuclease; the encoded protein is MSKAYADYIEQRTKNKGFYSNAKWRKTRLKVLARDHFECVMCNAEGRLTINQKQSLEVDHIKELEVRADLAYELSNLRTLCKFHHNKRHGRFEHNPNNRKNKFDDENW
- a CDS encoding SNF2-related protein, which translates into the protein MTELAITFQPHSYQKHAIDKVIENEKYGLFLDMGLGKTVSTLTAFSELQLLDTEKMLVIAPLNVAKDTWADEISKWDHLKHLRVSKILGTPKQRLAALNKDADIYITNKENTKWLCDQYKKEWPFDMVVIDELSTFKNPSSQRFKAIKKKLPLVKRFVGLTGTPSPNSLLDLWAQVYLIDRGERLETAFSRYRERYFRATHQVSDHVYNWELREGSEDLIYKQIEDIALSMKASDYLDMPERIDTKQVVTLSNKERKLYDELEKYYILEDETDGTIVAQSGASLSQKLLQLSNGAVYTDDEDVRQIHDRKLDKLEEIIDEAQGQPILLFYNFKHDRARILECFDDVLTLDDKGYKDKWNSGKAKILLAHPSSAGHGLNLQQGGHIIVWFGLTWSLELYQQANARLYRQGQEHTTIIHHIMTENTIDQRVYQALQNKELTQDELMKAIKARIDKYK